From Ignavibacterium sp.:
GGAAATTTTATATCTGCCCTGGATGAAAGAATCGGAAATGAAGAACGCAGTGGAAATAGAAAATCTGAATCTTATTACCGAAAAGAATAATCTGGGCAACGGTGTAATTTTACTTTCGGCTCATTTTGGAAACTGGGAATATATTGCTGCTTCAGCTTCACTGCAGTTGAATAAAAAATTTTATATCATAGTAAAAAACCAGCGCAATAAGCTGGTTAATGACTGGATGAACAGGATGAGAACCCGATGGCTTAATGAAGTAGTAACTCTTGGTGTTTCGGTTAGAAATATTTATGCAGTACTAAAGAATAATGGAATTGCCGCGATGGTCGCTGATCAGAGAGGACCGGAAGAAGGATTGAAGCTCGAATTCTTTGGAAAGAAAACTTCAGTTTATACTGGTCCGGCAGTTCTTTCATTAAAAACAGGAGCGCCAATTATTTTTGGAATTCCAGTCAGACAAAAAGATTTTACATATAAAGCAACTTTGATTGAACTTGATCAAACAAATCTTCCTGATGACTTTGATGAGAAAGTAAAAATTATCACAAAAAGAATGATAAGGTATCTCGAGAAAATTATTTCACAGAATCCTGAGCAGTGGCTCTGGATGCACAGAAGATGGAAGCATTAAACATCATTATGAAAAAATTTTTATTCATACAGACAGCTTTTCCTGGTGATGCAATTTTAACTTTACCAGCTCTGGAAAAGTTAAAGGAATCTAATCCTGATTCGCAGCTTGATGTACTTTGTATTCCTTCAACTCAGGAAATTTTCCTTGCGGCACCTTATGTTGATAATGCAATCGTAATTGATAAACGCGGAAAACAAAAATCATTCTTCTCATTGATCAAGTTTGCACAAGAATTGAAAAAAAATAATTACGATAAAATTTACTCTGCACATAGGTCGTTAAGAACATCTTTGCTTGTCTTACTTTCAGAAGTAAATGAAAGCTATGGCTTTTCAAATGCTTCGCTCAGATATGTTTATAAAAATATTATTCAATATGAGTTATCGAAGCACGAAGTTCAACGTAATCT
This genomic window contains:
- a CDS encoding lysophospholipid acyltransferase family protein; this translates as MKDRLEYILFIAFSYLFRILGLKMARKFAKVLAFTFFYLIPIRKKTVFENLDIAFPDLSQKEKNKIAYGSYLSFAISIVEILYLPWMKESEMKNAVEIENLNLITEKNNLGNGVILLSAHFGNWEYIAASASLQLNKKFYIIVKNQRNKLVNDWMNRMRTRWLNEVVTLGVSVRNIYAVLKNNGIAAMVADQRGPEEGLKLEFFGKKTSVYTGPAVLSLKTGAPIIFGIPVRQKDFTYKATLIELDQTNLPDDFDEKVKIITKRMIRYLEKIISQNPEQWLWMHRRWKH